Genomic window (Rhodohalobacter sp. SW132):
TTGTCTAAAACGAAGCCGAAGTCAAGAGCTCAGAAAATGACAATTCGCTCCATATTATATCTCGAAATTTGTACTTTCCGTCATTGGTAAAAAAGAGATAGACATTGAAATTGACCGGCTGACCAACTCTATCGAAAACAGTGTCACAGGTGAAGTTTTTGATACGGAAGGTTGTTCAACTTGGTAAACCAGACAAGAAAGAGATCAAACCTGCTGAATGGCTCTTCGATTGGGAAGAAGAATTAAATTTATCAGAACGGGAGGTTTATAAATTAGTTACCGTCAACAATCCTAAAATCATTCATGGTTTGTTGTGCCTTGAAGACAAGAGCGATCATATTTTTATTCACATTGTTGAAAGTGCGAATTTCAATAAAGGCACCAACAAAATATATCTGGGTGTAGCCGGGAATCTTTTTGCTTTTGCGTGTAAAGCCTCTTTTGAGAAAGGATATGAGGGATATGTTGCCTTTGACTCCAAGTCTGCGTTAATTGAACATTACAAGAAAAAACTTGGTGCCACACATTTCAAAGGACAACGAATGTACATTGAAACCGTTAATGCATTGAAGCTTGTGAAAAAATATTTTCAGGATTAAAATCATGGCTATAGTTAAAGAACCCAAAGGAGTCGATTTCGTTGTTAAGTCAGAACCCTGGTCTGATGAAGAGCTGAAAGAGTTCAGGAAACTGATGAAAAAGCAGAAGTCCGAGCTCGGTGAAAAAAAGCGATCTAAGATCAAAGAGAATTATAAGAAAGTTTCTAAGCAACCAGCGTAGCTTCTACTCACCTTTCCTGTACTACACCAAATGACCAGCGGCTCAAACGGACGAGTTTATGTTTCTGATCTTTGGATAGTTGTTCGTTTAGCCGTTTAGCCGCCAAGCCGTTATTTGCCTATCCTTTTCTTAAAATTTCGATTTAAAATCACAATTCATTCATCAGTTGCAGATTATACGTCATTGGCGTACTTTCCTTAAAAATCAATCGTTAGTAAATGGAATTCTTTGAAACACCCGTTTTCACAAGGCTGATTCAGAAGCTGATCAACGATGAAGAATATCACCTGCTCCAATTGCAGTTGTCGGTCCGGCCAGAGTCCGGCGATATTATAAAAGGAAGCGGTGGAATTCGTAAACTTAGATGGGCCGGATCAGGACGTGGAAAACGCGGTGGCATTCGGGTGATTTATTATTACTTCACTGAGGATGAACAAATTTATATGCTTTATGCGTATCCAAAGAGCAAAAAAGACGATCTCACTGCAGATCAATTGAAGCAATTGAAACAACTGGTTGAGGAACAACTGCCATGAATGATGAAATGTTTAATGAATTACTCGAAAGCGTCAAACAAGCCGGTGATATTCGGAAAGGCAAACG
Coding sequences:
- a CDS encoding type II toxin-antitoxin system RelE/ParE family toxin, whose product is MEFFETPVFTRLIQKLINDEEYHLLQLQLSVRPESGDIIKGSGGIRKLRWAGSGRGKRGGIRVIYYYFTEDEQIYMLYAYPKSKKDDLTADQLKQLKQLVEEQLP